The Engystomops pustulosus chromosome 1, aEngPut4.maternal, whole genome shotgun sequence genome has a window encoding:
- the LOC140085003 gene encoding uncharacterized protein isoform X2, with protein sequence MSGSALDVALGLDDWHRERDFYNFTENSCQEGQMCGHYTQVVWAETERVGCGEKFCEKLEGFEEGNMFLLVCNYEPPGNFQGEKPYTPGEACSSCPPAHVCKDSLCAGLEQEETSTTRPITSLTNLTSGVTGSPLDVEPTQPEPRPDPSQPEPTPEPSQPEPTPEPSQPEPTPEPSKPEPTPEPSQPEPTPEPSQPEPTPEPSQPEPTPEPSQPEMAPESPQPESTLELTSKPTQSDMVPKATASELDLLTASDLVLNSVLPQITTVPLDVSTPERIKNSSPDTIVQTMIQSSQDFTPPSQVFLPPSMKPSLPPHIEKPGADKAFANDEPKAPTEKDVMIPITERTVIAVPTRPTKTQDTSILVAKTQEEPVHEAISQDQTRRKDSAQRPPKISPKKKQNLTSDKWKKHWSTSMRLHYKSGLHERTHFGYPAQGRHFGRAPSLSAHPRSPLVLPLYRTNHISPMGGYEEQNQGVSKPLLRPSFKQLCKLLGYKKAVYNLYLSPAQNH encoded by the exons GTTGTTTGGGCAGAAACGGAACGCGTCGGCTGCGGAGAGAAATTCTGCGAAAAACTTGAAGGCTTCGAAGAGGGAAACATGTTTCTCCTGGTGTGTAACTACGAACCTCC GGGAAACTTCCAGGGAGAGAAGCCGTACACCCCGGGCGAGGCCtgctcctcctgccccccagcacACGTGTGTAAGGACTCGCTCTGTGCAG GCTTAGAGCAAGAAGAAACCAGCACAACTCGTCCCATTACAAGTCTGACAAACCTCACGTCAGGTGTAACAGGCTCACCGTTGGATGTAGAACCAACGCAACCAGAGCCGAGACCGGATCCATCCCAGCCAGAGCCGACTCCAGAACCATCCCAGCCAGAGCCGACTCCAGAACCATCCCAGCCAGAGCCGACTCCAGAACCATCGAAGCCAGAGCCGACTCCAGAACCATCGCAGCCAGAGCCGACTCCAGAACCATCGCAGCCAGAGCCGACTCCAGAACCATCGCAGCCAGAGCCGACTCCAGAACCATCGCAGCCAGAGATGGCTCCTGAATCGCCACAACCAGAGTCAACTTTAGAATTAACCAGTAAGCCAACACAGTCAGACATGGTTCCCAAAGCCACAGCATCAGAACTGGATCTGCTAACAGCATCAGACCTGGTGCTGAACTCAGTATTGCCCCAAATTACCACAGTACCCTTGGACGTAAGCACTCCAGAGAGAATAAAAAATTCCAGTCCAGATACCATAGTGCAAACAATGATACAATCTAGTCAAGACTTTACTCCTCCAAGTCAGGTGTTCCTTCCACCTTCCATGaagccctccctccctcctcacatTGAGAAACCGGGCGCTGATAAAGCCTTTGCCAACGATGAACCAAAGGCACCGACAGAAAAAGATGTGATGATCCCAATAACAGAGAGAACAGTAATCGCAGTCCCCACAAGGCCGACAAAAACTCAAGACACATCTATATTAGTAGCCAAAACCCAGGAGGAACCAGTCCATGAAGCCATCAGCCAAGATCAGACGAGAAGAAAAGACTCTGCTCAGCGGCCACCAAAGATTTCACCCAAGAAGAAGCAGAACTTAACATCAGACAAGTGGAAAAAACATTGGTCCACTTCCATGAGGCTGCATTATAAATCCGGTCTCCATG AGCGGACACACTTTGGTTATCCTGCCCAGGGCAGACACTTTGGGCGAGCTCCTAGTCTCAGTGCCCATCCAAGGTCTCCATTGGTGCTTCCTCTTTATCGCACCAATCATATTTCACCTATGGGAGGATATGAGGAACAAAACCAGGGAGTCAGCAAGCCTCTCCTACGGCCAAGCTTCAAGCAGCTCTGCAAACTATTGGGCTACAAGAAAGCGGTGTACAACCTGTACCTCTCCCCTGCTCAAAACCACTGA